The Chengkuizengella sediminis genome segment CGTTATGATCATTTGTTGCATCTATAATTATTGAATTTAATGAACCCAATGTACCCAACAAAATATCTAATTGTGCTTGTGGCACCTGATCAATTAAATGTGGGTAAGGGAAGTAGTACCCAGAAACATATACTTGAACTTCATCATTTAATGCAAAGATTTGCTCCAACACACTAGATAAATTTTCTTCTACTTCTCCCATCTTTGTCGTTAGTTGTTCACTGTCAATACCAGACATGTCAATAGTACCTGTTCCTGCATCGTAAGGTATTTCTGATAAGATATCATTCGCTCCGATGGTTAAAGTAATAACGTCTGCTTCTTCAATTGCGTCTTGTATTGTTAAATTTTCGATACTAATGTTTTCTGATATTTCTCCAACTAGTGGTGCAGGAAATTCTCCCCCAAATAGAAGTAGAAATTGTTCTGTTGATAAATCATTTTCAATTAAACCATTTAAATCGGAAGTTGTAAGTCCTGGAATTGCAAATTGCTTTGTATATGTAATCAATGGCTCATCTTCAGTTAAATATTCCTCAATAAAATCTGAGTAACCTTCGTCAATTTCTCCTTCAGGTGTGAAACCCGCTGCTATAGAATCACCTAAAGCTACGTAATTCAATGTAAGTGTTGTTTCTTCTGGTTCTGGTGGTTCAGGTAAACCGTTAGCTTGCTCCTCCATCACGTCAATAAACCGTTGAGCAATTAATTCATAACCTACGACTGTAGGATGGATTTGTTCATTTGGTAAATACTCAATTGGATCATTTGGAAATACACCCTCTAAAGAAACATAGAATGCGTCGTTATGGTCATTTGTTGCATCTAGAATTATTGAATTTAATGAATTCAATGTGCTCTGCAAATTAATTATTTCTTCTGGTAGCATTTGATCATATAAATGTGGATAAGGGAAGTAATACCCAGAAACATAAACTTGAACTTCATCATTTAATTCAAAAATTTGCTCCAACACACTAGATAAATTTTCTTCTACTTCTCCCATCTTTGTCGTTATTTGATCAATATCAATACCAGACATGTCAATAGTACCTGTTGCTACATCGTAGGGTATTTCTGATAATATATCATTCGCTCCGATTGTTAAAGTGATGACATCTGCATCTTCAATTGCGTCTTGTATTGTTAAATTTTCAATTCTAATGTTATTTGATATTTCTCCAACTAGTGGTGCAGGAAATCCTCCCCCAAATAGAGATAGAAATTGTTCTGTTGATAAATTTTGTTGGATTAGACCATTTAAATCGGAAGTTGTAAGTCCTGGAATTGCAAATTGTTTTGTATACGTAATCAATGGTTCATCTTCAGTTAAATATTCCTCAATAAAATCTGAGTAACCTTCGTCAATTTCTCCTTCTGGTGTGTAACCCGCTGCTATAGAATCACCTAAAGCTACATAATTCAATGTGTTTGATTCAGCGTGTACTTGGGGTATGGAAACATTCGCTAACAAGAAACATACTATCATCATAATGATATATAATTTATTTTTTCTCATTCATAAAACCTCCTGGGTTATAGTAAATTAGTCATATTTTCACAAACTGATTTTCATGTTCCACCATTTTTTTCTTTTATGTTTTACAGGTTCTTCTGCAGTAACCATCTTGTTATCTGCTAATTCCTTTGCATTTTCTAGCATTTTATACCTTGTACTTGCTCCAAACTCTTGCTGAATCTTCTCATAAGATAGCATTAAGTCATCATACTCACCTTCATCCGTCGAAACAAAGTGAGTTAATTGCCCAGCAATGAGTTGTAGTGCAAATTTTTGTGTTTTTTTACCAAATGCACCTGTTATACTCGATGATCCTACTTGAGTTAAAGCTCCATTCCATACAAGTTGATATAATAAATTTGGATTTTTAACAATGGCTGGATTTCGTTCAGGATTAACAATTATGGGTTTTAATCCTATCAACTGAAATTCATATATAACTCGTTTTGTATAAGGAGGAATACAGATTGGAGGCAAGGAAATAAAAATATATTGATGCTCATTATTTAAAGAGAGAATTACATTTTTTTTATAATCTTCAACTATATCTTCATATATTAAAACTTGATGACCTGCCAATATATTTATGTTCATTTTCTCTTCTTTTAAGTTTTCATTTAATTCAGATACCATTTCTAAAATATATTCTTTTCTACTTAAGTGGTTTTCTTTATTAAAATGAGAATTTGCAACAATATGTGTAATCCCTTTCTGTTCTGCTTCCTTTAATGTTTTTAATTTCCAAAACCACTCCTTAGAGCTATAATCCATAAGTGATAAAAAATTACAATTTATATCAATCATGTTAAGTCACTCTCACTTTTTACTTATCTCTTTTTTTGAAAATCCATTTATTAGTAACTTATCTGAACATTCGTCTGACCATATAAGTTGTCTCCAACAGCAATGATCACTTCTTTTAATATTTATGTATGAAGTATCAAACTTACATTGAGGTAGTAAAATAGCTATACGAGACTACCATGGACTTAAAGCATCATTTTCACGACGTTTTGAACCTACTTATTTATACACCACTATCTCTAAGATTTTGAGCCTGTGCATGCCCTTGACTTCCATATCTGGTTACTGCGATTGTTTTTCCTGATAATAACCGTTTAAATCTGCGTCATTTTCATAATACATTGTACCTCCTGATAGACTGATTTTATAATACAAAGGCGTGATCCTTAAGTTAGAATGTACTTTATAACTTACATACTGTCAACTGGTTTTTTTTACAAGAGTCGTAACTTTCCCTGTTTCCAGAAGCCGTATAATCAGCGTATGTAATCAACCGTTTGCCATACTGACTATTCATAACGCTTCCATAACCTATGGTTTGATTTCTAAGATAATTCACGTCCATATTCTGAACTCCTTTTAATCTACATCTAATACTTCATTCATTAAACAAATATTAGGGATGTTATGTGAAGACACTGTGAAGTGATTCCCTTGGAAAAAAGTACCTGTCGGAGAGATAGCTCAATACCCTTAGGGTGGGTATGCAGTAGAATGTTACCACAAGTATCTTATAGATATTGAAGTCAGAGAAGATGCGGGGACTCCAGATATTATGCAAATGGTGAGAGCTGCTATGGCTCTTGATTTAAAGGATACTTTGGAGGTAATGCATATCGAGAAGATTGATCAGCGCCGTATTGCACAAGCCATTGAAGTTCTGAGACCTGAGCGAAACATCCAAATCCTTGGAAATCCAAAACGCAGATTGTCGATTTTAACATTTAATATCAGATACAGAAATGGATATTTACATCAGAGATTTGTCTCAGCCTTACTGAACGATCTATTTGGGATACAATCATAGTCGGGTTGTACTTGTGCTGAACCTTATGGTATCAAACTTCTGAAAATTGAGCCTGATAAGATGGAGAAGTTCACTAATGCACTACGTAAGGAAATTAATACCATGAAACCAGGTTGGACACGTGTTTATTTTCATTTTACAATGGATGATGAAGCATTTAAATTTATCATTAAGGCCATTCAATTTGTTAAAAAATACGTAAATTTAGAAGCACATATCGAAAATATTTGAAATTTTCAGATAAAAAAAGAATGGAACTTGAAAAGAAAACCATTTGGCTAAGTTTTTCATGGAGGTTAGCGTATGAAAGTCCTTGTTGTTGATGATGAATATCATATTCGAAAAGTGATTGGAGACTACTTGAGAGCAGAAGGTTATGAAGTTTTAGAAAGCAAGGACGGATTGGATTGCATTGATAAAGTGATGGTCAATCCAGATCTGGACTTGATTTTACTTGATGTTAGAATGCCAAAGATGACGGGGTTTGAAGCAATAGAGAAGATTAAAAAGCTAACGAATGTACCTGTTCTGTTTTTGACTG includes the following:
- a CDS encoding tyrosine-protein phosphatase yields the protein MIDINCNFLSLMDYSSKEWFWKLKTLKEAEQKGITHIVANSHFNKENHLSRKEYILEMVSELNENLKEEKMNINILAGHQVLIYEDIVEDYKKNVILSLNNEHQYIFISLPPICIPPYTKRVIYEFQLIGLKPIIVNPERNPAIVKNPNLLYQLVWNGALTQVGSSSITGAFGKKTQKFALQLIAGQLTHFVSTDEGEYDDLMLSYEKIQQEFGASTRYKMLENAKELADNKMVTAEEPVKHKRKKWWNMKISL
- a CDS encoding aminotransferase class V-fold PLP-dependent enzyme produces the protein MEVREDAGTPDIMQMVRAAMALDLKDTLEVMHIEKIDQRRIAQAIEVLRPERNIQILGNPKRRLSILTFNIRYRNGYLHQRFVSALLNDLFGIQS